The following are from one region of the Halomonas qaidamensis genome:
- a CDS encoding DUF3750 domain-containing protein, whose translation MKPILRWLFGLVALLALLLAGPAWLLASNQVDTDGHWSTLDRSSAGLAPDPESVQEAVVQVYAARAYNWRGAFGVHIWIATKAEGAADYRLHQVLSWRRPTVVSSIDTPDRAWFGNPPELLADYRGEEAARLIPRIAEAVARYPQADLYRVWPGPNSNSFIAWVIREVEGLDVALPTTAVGKDYLFNGVAATVPSGSGYQLSLGGVMGIMFALEEGLEINLLGLSAGIDFMRPAIKLPGIGRLGMPAKVAGNE comes from the coding sequence ATGAAACCTATACTGCGCTGGCTGTTTGGCCTGGTCGCGTTATTAGCGCTACTGCTTGCGGGGCCTGCCTGGCTATTGGCGAGCAATCAAGTAGACACTGATGGTCACTGGTCAACCCTTGATCGTTCTTCAGCGGGTTTAGCGCCTGACCCTGAGAGCGTGCAAGAGGCCGTTGTTCAGGTTTATGCCGCGCGTGCTTATAACTGGCGCGGAGCATTTGGTGTCCATATCTGGATTGCAACAAAAGCAGAAGGGGCGGCGGACTATCGGCTGCACCAGGTATTGAGCTGGCGTCGGCCAACCGTGGTTTCGTCAATCGATACCCCTGACCGGGCGTGGTTTGGTAACCCTCCAGAACTACTGGCAGACTATCGTGGTGAAGAAGCTGCACGCTTGATACCAAGGATTGCCGAAGCCGTGGCGCGCTATCCCCAAGCCGACCTTTATCGGGTATGGCCTGGCCCTAACAGTAATAGCTTTATTGCCTGGGTAATAAGAGAGGTCGAAGGCTTAGACGTTGCATTGCCAACCACTGCGGTTGGTAAAGATTATTTGTTTAATGGTGTTGCTGCCACAGTGCCCAGCGGCTCTGGCTATCAGCTTTCCCTTGGTGGGGTGATGGGCATTATGTTTGCGCTGGAAGAGGGATTGGAAATTAATCTGTTGGGGCTGAGCGCGGGCATTGATTTTATGCGTCCTGCTATCAAGCTGCCTGGTATCGGTCGTCTTGGCATGCCTGCCAAGGTGGCAGGTAATGAATAG
- a CDS encoding MgtC/SapB family protein, translating into MDDVTSQFIIDNQTSLHLAIALLLGAIIGLERGWDARKQASGERIAGIRTFALIGLLGGVAALLAKEVTEWAFPVLLISVVAMALVAFNERLTHIRNFSITGTIGIVLTFCYGAIAVAIDPAIATAAAVVTALLLDNKQEIHGLIDKLQEHELDAALKLLVISVVMLPLLPNEDLGPGGVLNPQEIWWMVVLIASVSFVGYFAIRLAGTSKGILFTSLFAGLSSSTALTLHYARQSKLSPDVSPQFASGILIACGTMFPRILIYCALINPALLPRLVWPIVVMTLLLYIPAFFIWKRYAKRLNVGRPELTQNPLDLKPALLFGLLLVAILLLGEFLQAWLGDLGIYVLAATSGIADVDAITLSLTRMSQDSLALQTAVIGIVIAAATNNLVKSAIAGAIGCKELGIQVAGPMLLSLAAGLTVAWLQ; encoded by the coding sequence ATGGATGACGTCACCAGTCAGTTTATTATTGACAACCAAACTAGCCTTCATCTAGCCATTGCCCTGCTATTGGGCGCTATTATTGGTTTAGAGCGCGGATGGGATGCCAGGAAACAAGCCAGCGGAGAACGAATTGCCGGTATTCGCACCTTTGCCCTGATTGGCCTGCTAGGGGGCGTGGCTGCCCTGCTGGCAAAAGAAGTTACCGAGTGGGCCTTTCCAGTCCTGCTCATTAGCGTAGTGGCTATGGCTCTGGTGGCATTTAATGAAAGGCTCACCCATATACGTAATTTCAGTATCACTGGCACCATCGGCATCGTGCTCACCTTCTGCTATGGCGCTATTGCCGTTGCCATAGACCCAGCCATCGCCACCGCTGCCGCGGTAGTAACAGCACTACTGTTAGATAACAAGCAGGAGATACATGGGCTAATCGATAAGCTGCAAGAACACGAGTTAGATGCAGCTTTAAAGCTGCTGGTTATCTCAGTCGTGATGCTGCCCTTGCTGCCGAATGAAGACTTAGGTCCTGGCGGCGTTCTCAACCCGCAAGAAATTTGGTGGATGGTTGTACTGATCGCCTCGGTTTCCTTTGTAGGCTACTTCGCCATTCGGCTGGCAGGTACTAGCAAAGGCATTCTGTTTACCAGCCTGTTTGCGGGACTCAGCTCCTCTACCGCTTTAACACTGCACTATGCTAGGCAATCCAAGCTCTCGCCAGACGTAAGCCCACAGTTTGCTAGTGGCATTCTCATTGCTTGCGGCACTATGTTCCCACGCATTCTGATCTACTGTGCCTTGATTAACCCTGCGCTATTACCCAGGCTGGTATGGCCTATTGTGGTGATGACCCTGTTACTGTACATACCTGCCTTTTTCATCTGGAAGCGATACGCGAAGCGCCTAAACGTAGGTCGACCGGAACTTACCCAAAATCCTTTAGATTTAAAACCCGCGCTGCTGTTTGGCCTATTATTGGTGGCTATCCTTCTGTTGGGGGAGTTCCTGCAGGCATGGCTAGGTGATTTGGGCATTTACGTGCTGGCAGCCACCTCCGGAATAGCCGATGTAGATGCTATCACCCTGTCACTAACTCGGATGTCTCAGGACTCGCTAGCCCTGCAAACAGCCGTCATCGGCATTGTCATCGCAGCAGCCACCAACAACTTAGTAAAATCGGCTATCGCTGGTGCCATTGGCTGCAAAGAATTGGGTATACAGGTGGCGGGGCCTATGCTGTTGTCATTAGCGGCTGGGTTAACAGTCGCATGGCTTCAATAG
- a CDS encoding metal ABC transporter ATP-binding protein, with protein MTTSVSGAIAAIEVKGLYAAYQRQPVLENIHLAFPAGQWTAIVGPNGAGKSTLFHILTGSMKPLRGHIKAFGEAIEHHRKAGSIAYMAQREAIEWDFPISVRDTVMSARYGHMRRDPLWRQLLPARWQAARHHQAVQKALTDVDMLALAERPIGALSGGQKKRVLLARALAQEANILLLDEPLAGVDPPSEQLILDVLKREREAGRTIVMVTHDMPGARRYVDHVVLINRFIRGEGSPEEMLSDTKLAELAVSSIEQSANDRTQRAKDSALAHK; from the coding sequence ATGACCACGTCCGTTTCAGGTGCAATCGCCGCGATTGAGGTGAAGGGGCTTTATGCAGCCTATCAACGGCAGCCCGTTTTAGAGAATATTCACTTGGCGTTTCCTGCTGGCCAATGGACAGCTATCGTTGGCCCTAACGGGGCAGGTAAGTCGACGTTATTTCATATTTTAACGGGTAGCATGAAGCCGCTTCGCGGGCATATAAAAGCGTTTGGCGAGGCGATTGAACATCATCGCAAGGCGGGCAGTATTGCGTATATGGCTCAGCGTGAAGCGATCGAGTGGGATTTTCCTATTTCGGTTCGGGACACCGTAATGAGCGCGCGTTATGGCCACATGCGCCGTGATCCTTTATGGAGGCAACTGTTACCTGCGCGCTGGCAGGCCGCTCGCCATCACCAAGCTGTTCAGAAAGCGTTAACCGATGTTGATATGTTGGCACTGGCGGAACGACCGATTGGGGCCCTCTCTGGCGGCCAAAAGAAGCGGGTTTTGCTCGCTAGAGCACTAGCTCAAGAAGCCAATATTCTGTTGTTGGACGAACCTTTAGCGGGCGTTGATCCACCCAGTGAGCAGCTCATTCTAGATGTATTAAAACGCGAGCGAGAAGCAGGCAGGACGATCGTAATGGTTACCCACGATATGCCTGGGGCACGCCGTTATGTGGATCATGTTGTGCTCATCAACCGCTTTATTCGTGGCGAAGGATCGCCTGAAGAGATGCTAAGTGATACCAAGCTAGCCGAGCTAGCTGTCAGTTCCATCGAGCAGTCGGCAAACGATCGTACGCAGCGCGCTAAAGATTCTGCGCTAGCGCATAAGTAA
- a CDS encoding metal ABC transporter solute-binding protein, Zn/Mn family produces MLSASVIFSGAISSAQAEELNQAPINIAVTFSVLGDLVKGVAGEDASVTVLTPVNAEVHEWELTPDNFAALEDADVVFYNGYQLEQWMRQVEATVTEDVPIVAVAEASEYPTQSIVTGEMEGDIDPHLWMDPRAAGAYVQAIANVLEDSLPQKADAIQQRAAELKNQLHELHVELQEALEVIPEDRRVLLSSEAAFLYFSDAYHFEHDGIWGTNSETEGSPRQLMRVIDMINERQPAALFWESTISDRHVTSIARDTGLPVAGPLYVDSLSEPDGEAADYFSMQRHNVELLRRYLATE; encoded by the coding sequence ATGTTAAGCGCCTCAGTGATCTTTTCAGGCGCGATATCCTCTGCACAGGCGGAAGAACTGAATCAGGCACCTATTAACATAGCCGTGACATTTTCGGTGCTGGGTGATTTGGTTAAAGGCGTGGCGGGTGAAGACGCCAGCGTAACTGTGCTTACTCCTGTGAATGCTGAAGTACATGAATGGGAGCTAACACCCGATAACTTTGCTGCGTTGGAAGATGCCGACGTGGTGTTCTATAACGGCTACCAGCTAGAGCAGTGGATGCGCCAAGTGGAGGCTACGGTCACTGAAGATGTTCCCATCGTAGCGGTTGCTGAGGCATCGGAGTACCCCACTCAATCTATCGTTACAGGTGAGATGGAAGGCGATATCGACCCACACTTGTGGATGGATCCTCGTGCGGCTGGCGCCTACGTGCAGGCGATTGCCAACGTACTAGAAGATAGCTTGCCGCAAAAAGCGGATGCTATTCAGCAGCGTGCCGCTGAGTTGAAAAACCAACTCCATGAGCTACATGTTGAATTGCAGGAAGCGCTGGAAGTTATTCCTGAAGATCGTCGGGTTCTGCTTTCAAGCGAAGCGGCGTTTCTCTATTTTTCGGACGCTTACCATTTTGAACACGATGGTATCTGGGGAACCAACTCAGAAACGGAAGGCTCTCCTCGCCAGTTGATGCGGGTCATTGATATGATTAATGAACGCCAGCCCGCAGCGCTTTTTTGGGAAAGCACTATTTCAGATCGGCATGTAACCAGTATTGCGCGTGATACGGGCCTGCCCGTGGCTGGACCACTTTACGTTGATTCGTTAAGCGAGCCTGACGGTGAAGCTGCCGATTACTTTTCAATGCAACGCCATAACGTGGAATTACTGCGTCGTTACTTGGCAACTGAGTAA
- a CDS encoding potassium channel family protein encodes MIIPYPEHVAVVITTVIVVVLAVLLHYESLWLISRQIERSKKPHRQRILGMAFGVLLTHIVEIWLFGVTGWWLTELLGIGALEGYESFNVLDYIFFTAVTYTTVGYGDIYATGPVRFLYGTLALTGFVLITWSASFTFIEMQKHWRVGR; translated from the coding sequence TTGATCATTCCATATCCCGAGCACGTGGCTGTCGTAATAACTACCGTTATCGTTGTTGTTCTGGCGGTGCTGCTTCACTATGAATCGTTGTGGTTAATATCACGACAAATTGAGCGTTCAAAGAAACCACATCGCCAGCGTATTCTTGGCATGGCATTTGGCGTTTTATTGACGCACATTGTTGAGATTTGGCTGTTTGGCGTAACCGGCTGGTGGTTAACTGAGCTCCTTGGCATAGGTGCATTAGAAGGTTATGAGAGCTTTAATGTTCTAGATTATATATTCTTCACTGCTGTCACCTACACCACCGTTGGCTATGGCGATATTTATGCAACGGGGCCAGTCCGGTTTTTATATGGAACTCTAGCATTAACAGGCTTTGTTCTGATTACCTGGTCGGCATCGTTCACTTTTATTGAGATGCAAAAACATTGGCGAGTGGGAAGATAA
- a CDS encoding metal ABC transporter permease, which yields MLQLLDTISSAVVSGLIAALMVPVNLLPDSISDAFQYAFMQRALLTSMMVGAICGMLSCYVVLKRWSLLGDAISHAVLPGVAIAYLVGLPFFIGAFVTGALTSLGIGAIERHTRIKSDAAMGIMFTGAFALGIVLISKIASSTHLMHILFGNVLGVQQSALLLTLAASLVALLVVWLAFRPLMLYAFDPTQAQALGFNTGIIHYGLILLLTLTIVASLETVGIILVVAMLITPGATAHLLTDRFKTMLLISVAVGVGSAVVGLWLSYALDVASGGTIVLVATGCFFLALLFSPRHGVLMRLWRHRKIGANTQGLD from the coding sequence ATGTTACAACTGTTAGATACGATAAGTAGCGCCGTGGTTAGTGGGCTAATTGCAGCGCTAATGGTGCCCGTTAACCTTCTGCCAGACAGTATTTCCGATGCGTTTCAGTATGCCTTTATGCAGCGAGCATTGCTGACATCGATGATGGTGGGCGCTATCTGCGGCATGCTCTCCTGTTATGTGGTGCTGAAACGTTGGTCGCTGCTGGGTGATGCGATTTCCCATGCGGTGCTGCCTGGTGTCGCCATCGCTTATTTGGTCGGGCTGCCTTTTTTTATCGGTGCTTTCGTCACCGGCGCGCTGACCTCGTTAGGGATAGGCGCAATTGAACGCCATACGCGAATCAAGTCAGATGCGGCCATGGGCATTATGTTTACCGGAGCCTTTGCGCTTGGCATTGTACTGATCAGTAAAATTGCCTCCAGTACCCATTTAATGCACATCTTGTTTGGCAATGTGCTGGGTGTTCAGCAGTCGGCATTATTACTTACCTTGGCTGCCAGCCTTGTTGCTTTATTAGTCGTTTGGCTCGCTTTCAGGCCGTTAATGCTTTATGCATTTGATCCAACCCAGGCACAGGCGCTTGGTTTTAATACAGGTATCATCCATTACGGGCTGATCCTATTACTAACGCTGACTATTGTGGCTAGCTTGGAAACCGTTGGTATCATCCTGGTGGTGGCGATGCTGATTACCCCAGGAGCCACTGCCCATCTGTTAACCGATCGTTTTAAAACAATGCTGTTAATTTCTGTAGCAGTGGGCGTTGGCTCGGCTGTGGTTGGGCTCTGGCTTTCCTATGCACTAGATGTAGCTTCCGGTGGCACGATTGTCTTAGTCGCGACGGGTTGCTTTTTTCTAGCACTGTTGTTTTCACCTAGGCATGGTGTACTTATGCGCCTATGGCGACATCGCAAGATTGGTGCAAATACTCAAGGATTAGATTGA
- the mntR gene encoding manganese-binding transcriptional regulator MntR, with translation MSEYQQQHSSTDLPSDSPASSSTAQGQSGDALPPVEQHAQQYETVRNAHETELIEDYVELIGDLLRHRGEARAADIANRMAVTQATVSKMIRRLNELGLVTSKPYRSLFLTEEGQKMAEISRARHDVVLHFLRALGVDDSTARIDAEGMEHHVSDTTLSIMKRFTEQQQK, from the coding sequence ATGAGTGAATACCAACAGCAGCACTCTTCAACTGACTTGCCGTCTGACTCTCCTGCTAGCTCTTCCACTGCGCAGGGGCAAAGTGGAGATGCACTTCCTCCCGTGGAGCAGCATGCACAGCAGTATGAAACCGTACGCAATGCTCACGAAACCGAGTTAATTGAAGACTATGTCGAGTTAATCGGCGATTTATTACGTCACCGTGGGGAAGCTCGCGCTGCAGATATCGCAAATCGAATGGCAGTGACCCAGGCCACCGTTTCTAAAATGATTCGCCGCCTGAACGAGCTAGGCTTGGTGACAAGCAAGCCCTATCGCTCGCTTTTCCTTACCGAGGAAGGGCAAAAAATGGCCGAAATTTCCCGGGCACGCCACGATGTTGTGTTGCATTTTTTGCGAGCTTTGGGAGTAGATGACAGCACGGCCCGCATTGATGCCGAAGGCATGGAACACCATGTTAGCGATACAACGCTGTCCATCATGAAGCGCTTTACTGAACAGCAGCAAAAATAG
- a CDS encoding cation:proton antiporter → MFEVLILSFAFIFGIIARQFSLPPLVGFLVAGFALNAFGPSVGLPSEAGPLLEHLAHLGVLLLLFTIGLKLNVRSLAEPVVLGSAFIHLIITSLFFTISFVVFLSLPMDKAILLAIALSFSSTVLAAKVLEAKRELRALHGRIAIGILIIQDLVAIAVLSFYSGQSPSPWALLVFLLPLFRPLLYWFMSVAQHDELLVLFGAVLAIAVGGMGFEAVGLSSEVGALVMGLLLAKHPRAQELSKALWGVKEILLISFFLQIGMAGLPDTDALIFAGVLAIVLPLKGLLFFALLIAFRIRARNAFLGGLSLTAYSEFGLIVASGILEEWLVPLAIAVALSFVIAAPLNRLAHGLFDRWENKLLRFERNTYHPDEQPVNLGGATVLVLGMGRTGSAAYDFFKEKGLSVAGVDSDPTKAENERHVSYGDIEDVGFWHQLDIAGLKAITLATPDLESKLIAARELRKAGFTGQLFAGINFQDEAAPLHEAGVNQTYLLMTGAGIGIAEKAWESLQSNP, encoded by the coding sequence ATGTTTGAAGTGTTAATTTTATCATTTGCTTTTATCTTTGGGATTATTGCCCGCCAGTTCAGCTTACCACCTCTGGTGGGCTTTTTGGTCGCTGGCTTTGCACTCAACGCTTTTGGCCCCAGTGTGGGCCTCCCTAGTGAAGCAGGGCCGCTGCTGGAGCATCTTGCCCATTTAGGCGTTTTATTGCTGCTTTTCACTATCGGCCTAAAATTAAATGTAAGGAGCCTTGCTGAGCCAGTCGTGTTAGGCAGTGCTTTCATACATCTAATCATTACTTCCTTATTTTTTACTATTAGCTTTGTCGTCTTCTTATCACTACCTATGGACAAAGCAATACTACTTGCCATCGCTCTCTCATTTTCAAGCACTGTCCTGGCCGCTAAAGTGCTTGAAGCTAAGCGGGAACTTCGGGCGCTCCACGGCCGGATCGCCATTGGCATTCTGATTATTCAGGACTTGGTCGCTATAGCTGTTCTAAGTTTCTATAGTGGTCAGTCACCTAGCCCATGGGCATTACTGGTATTTTTACTGCCACTATTTAGACCCCTCCTTTATTGGTTCATGAGCGTTGCACAACATGATGAGCTGCTCGTCCTTTTTGGCGCTGTATTAGCAATTGCTGTTGGTGGTATGGGTTTTGAAGCAGTAGGTCTAAGCTCAGAAGTAGGTGCCTTAGTAATGGGGCTCTTGCTTGCAAAACACCCTCGCGCTCAAGAGCTTTCCAAAGCTTTATGGGGAGTGAAAGAAATATTACTAATCAGCTTCTTCTTACAAATAGGGATGGCTGGTTTGCCTGACACTGATGCGTTAATTTTTGCCGGTGTACTCGCCATTGTCTTACCCTTAAAAGGGCTGTTATTTTTTGCGCTCTTAATTGCATTCCGTATTCGAGCGCGCAACGCTTTTTTGGGCGGTTTAAGCCTCACCGCCTACAGTGAGTTTGGCCTAATCGTTGCTTCCGGTATTTTAGAGGAGTGGCTGGTGCCACTTGCAATCGCTGTTGCGTTGTCTTTTGTCATTGCAGCACCGCTGAACCGCTTGGCCCACGGGCTATTTGACCGCTGGGAAAACAAACTATTACGTTTTGAGCGTAATACTTACCATCCCGATGAACAGCCCGTAAACTTGGGCGGCGCTACCGTACTGGTACTGGGTATGGGGCGAACTGGAAGTGCTGCCTATGATTTTTTTAAGGAGAAGGGGCTGTCAGTTGCAGGCGTTGATTCTGATCCAACCAAAGCAGAGAACGAACGTCACGTTTCTTATGGCGATATAGAAGACGTAGGCTTCTGGCATCAACTAGATATTGCCGGACTCAAGGCAATAACATTAGCGACACCAGATCTGGAAAGTAAATTAATTGCAGCCCGAGAGCTACGTAAAGCAGGTTTTACAGGACAACTTTTTGCTGGCATAAATTTTCAAGATGAAGCCGCCCCACTACATGAAGCAGGGGTCAATCAAACTTACCTACTAATGACTGGTGCAGGCATTGGTATCGCGGAAAAAGCGTGGGAAAGCCTTCAATCTAATCCTTGA
- a CDS encoding MFS transporter, protein MAIARQNAFLLILLASLVISTAMGLRHGFGLFLEPMSSDFGWGRGVFAFALALQNLVWGLSQPFTGALADRFGAAKIIVVGAVLYVAGLCFMSLSTSALGMTLSAGLLIGLGLSGTTFSVILGAVGRAVAPEKRSMAMGIVSAAGSFGQFAMLPGTLGLIEWLGWSAALLAMGVIAALMVPLGAMLKDRPSPNALGDLSLRDALNEAAGQKGFWLLCLGFFVCGFQVVFIAVHLPGYLFDNGLAIQVGTTVLALVGLFNILGTYTAGWMGGIWSKPRLLSWLYLIRGVVIAVFIMLPLSATSAYIFGIAMGLLWLSTVPLTNGIVASVFGVRHLSMLGGIVFLFHQLGSFMGVWLGGYLYDITGHYDTVWKIAIVLSLVAAGLHWFISEKPLARNATAPQVAS, encoded by the coding sequence ATGGCTATCGCACGACAAAACGCCTTCCTTCTGATACTGCTGGCAAGCTTGGTTATTTCCACGGCCATGGGGCTTCGCCATGGCTTTGGGCTTTTCCTTGAACCGATGAGCAGCGACTTCGGCTGGGGTCGGGGTGTATTTGCCTTTGCGCTCGCGCTTCAGAACCTTGTATGGGGCCTGTCGCAACCATTCACCGGCGCACTGGCCGACCGTTTTGGAGCGGCCAAAATTATTGTGGTTGGGGCCGTTTTGTATGTCGCTGGACTGTGCTTTATGAGCCTTTCCACCAGCGCGCTTGGCATGACGTTAAGCGCTGGGTTACTGATTGGGCTGGGCCTTTCTGGAACAACATTTTCAGTGATTTTGGGAGCAGTCGGTCGTGCGGTAGCGCCTGAAAAACGTAGCATGGCGATGGGTATTGTGAGTGCTGCTGGCTCTTTTGGTCAGTTTGCGATGCTACCCGGTACATTAGGACTAATTGAATGGCTTGGCTGGTCAGCGGCATTACTGGCCATGGGGGTTATTGCCGCGCTGATGGTTCCCCTGGGGGCAATGCTCAAAGACCGCCCAAGCCCTAACGCGCTGGGCGACTTAAGCCTACGCGATGCGCTCAACGAAGCGGCGGGGCAAAAAGGCTTTTGGCTGTTGTGCCTAGGTTTTTTCGTGTGCGGCTTTCAAGTAGTCTTTATCGCGGTTCATCTGCCTGGGTACCTATTTGATAATGGGCTGGCCATTCAAGTGGGTACCACAGTGTTAGCCTTAGTGGGGTTGTTTAATATCCTGGGCACCTACACAGCGGGGTGGATGGGGGGAATTTGGTCGAAGCCACGCCTGCTCAGCTGGTTATATCTGATTCGTGGCGTGGTCATTGCTGTGTTTATTATGCTGCCGCTGTCAGCTACCAGCGCCTATATATTTGGTATCGCCATGGGCCTACTGTGGCTTTCAACTGTTCCTTTAACCAATGGCATTGTGGCATCAGTATTTGGTGTTCGCCATTTATCTATGCTGGGCGGTATTGTGTTCTTATTTCACCAGCTAGGCTCTTTTATGGGCGTCTGGCTCGGCGGCTATCTCTATGATATCACTGGCCATTATGACACTGTCTGGAAAATTGCCATTGTACTTTCACTGGTCGCCGCTGGTTTGCACTGGTTTATCAGCGAGAAACCGTTGGCACGCAACGCAACGGCTCCCCAGGTGGCCTCATGA
- a CDS encoding GntP family permease: MGMLAIIISLLLLMFFAYRGISVLLLAPLMASLAVLLSGDVAFLLPVYTDTFMKALGNYVIQFFPLFLLGALFGQLMADSGAAQSISNGIVNRLGTHHVVLTVVIACAVLTYGGVSLFVVAFAIYPISRELFRQANVPKRLIPASIALGSFTFTMTALPGTPSIQNAIPIPYFGTNSFAAPGLGVIAGLIMLGLGILYLQSRVKKAAACGEGYGTHTEREATDTTDTTDTTDTTDTTDTTDTTTADTATNSAPTMPLAIALIPLVMVIGLNALFTYGIFPVMDLSFISDNFENVTPSRQTGLWAVLIALLSASAWLIITRWRYWQDLKATVNQGCLGSLLPIFNTASEVGYGAVIATLAGFAIIRDAVLNVSPGNPLISEAMAMSVLAGITGSSSGGLSIALQTLGSEYLAMAEQAGISPELMHRVATLAAGGMDTLPHSGAVITLLAICGLTHRQSYGNLAMVTILLPIAALVSVITLGTLFGSF, translated from the coding sequence ATGGGCATGCTAGCGATTATTATTTCTTTACTGCTACTGATGTTTTTCGCCTACCGCGGCATCTCTGTACTGCTGTTAGCGCCACTTATGGCCTCTCTTGCAGTGCTGTTATCCGGCGATGTGGCATTTCTACTACCGGTCTATACCGATACATTCATGAAGGCACTGGGAAATTACGTCATTCAGTTCTTTCCGTTATTTCTATTAGGAGCGCTGTTTGGCCAATTAATGGCTGACTCGGGAGCAGCGCAGTCAATCTCAAATGGCATCGTTAATCGGCTCGGCACCCATCACGTGGTACTGACCGTCGTTATTGCCTGTGCAGTGCTGACCTATGGCGGCGTATCGCTCTTTGTCGTTGCCTTCGCGATTTATCCCATCAGCCGTGAGTTATTTCGCCAAGCGAATGTGCCAAAGCGCTTAATACCCGCCTCTATTGCGCTGGGATCATTCACGTTTACTATGACTGCCTTACCCGGCACACCTTCTATCCAAAATGCCATTCCTATCCCTTACTTTGGTACCAACAGCTTCGCAGCGCCGGGATTAGGGGTGATTGCGGGGCTGATCATGCTAGGTTTGGGCATTCTCTATCTGCAATCACGCGTTAAAAAAGCGGCAGCGTGTGGCGAAGGCTATGGCACCCATACAGAGCGGGAAGCAACTGACACAACGGATACAACTGACACAACTGACACAACTGACACAACTGACACAACTGACACAACTACAGCTGACACCGCGACTAACTCAGCACCTACCATGCCACTGGCTATTGCATTGATTCCACTGGTCATGGTGATTGGTCTTAACGCCCTGTTTACTTACGGCATCTTTCCAGTGATGGACCTTAGCTTTATCAGCGACAACTTCGAGAACGTAACGCCCAGCAGGCAAACCGGGCTCTGGGCTGTATTAATTGCCCTGCTCAGCGCTTCTGCTTGGTTGATTATTACTCGCTGGCGTTACTGGCAGGATTTGAAAGCCACGGTTAACCAGGGGTGCTTAGGCTCGCTTCTGCCAATTTTCAATACTGCTTCTGAAGTTGGGTATGGAGCGGTTATTGCAACTCTGGCAGGCTTCGCCATTATTCGCGATGCCGTGCTGAATGTTTCCCCAGGAAATCCGTTAATATCCGAAGCCATGGCTATGAGTGTGCTCGCTGGGATTACGGGCTCTTCATCAGGCGGCCTTTCCATTGCGTTGCAAACACTTGGCAGCGAATACCTCGCGATGGCGGAGCAAGCGGGAATTAGTCCAGAGCTCATGCACCGGGTAGCAACACTCGCCGCGGGCGGTATGGATACGCTGCCTCACTCTGGCGCAGTGATTACACTTCTGGCTATTTGCGGCTTAACCCACCGCCAGTCTTACGGTAATTTGGCAATGGTAACGATTTTGCTGCCTATTGCCGCACTCGTTAGCGTAATCACTCTAGGCACGCTGTTTGGCAGCTTCTAA